A single region of the Phycisphaerae bacterium RAS1 genome encodes:
- the fdhF gene encoding Formate dehydrogenase H: MKPPKAGGGWTSIFYAFDAARRAGGLLRFFSALRARNACKTCALGMGGQLGGMANEAGHFPEVCKKSMQAMAADMQGRIERRFFENYSIEQMRRMTPRELEHMGRLAEPMLARADDSHYRPISWDEALAVCVERLTATLPDENFFYFSGRSSNEAGFIAQLFARLYGTNNVNNCSYYCHQASAVGLAGALGGGTGTVQLDDLGKCDLVLLVGGNPASNHPRLMTSLMQLRRRGGQIVVVNPIVETGLVRFKVPSDWRSLLFGTEIATHYVQPHAGGDLALLVGLAKRVDELGAVDEGFVAAHTNGAAELRAALRDTGWEQIEAASGVDREMIDRVARVYAASRATIFAWTMGITHHAHGTDNVRAIANLALLRGMIGRPGAGVMPIRGHSNVQGVGSMGVTPKLKDAVFSRLERHFGVTLPTTPGMDTLACMQAMAERRVKNGWCVGGNLFGSNPDAAATTRAFSNLESAVYFTTTLNTGHAWGRARQTLILPVKARDEEDQATTQESMFSFVRLSEGGPERFEGPRSEVQIFATLARRVLGESGPIDWRSLEKHRNIRRAIAAVIPEYEPIGRIDETGAEFHVAGRAVREPRFKTPDGRARLHVTPIPSSVLPPGQLRLMTIRSEGQFNTVVYEDYDLYRGQDRRDVILLNSDDMQRLGLEPGRAVAVESEVGRMVVVARAFAIRAGNAAMYYPEANILVPRVADSASKTPAFKNIPITVTPTSDLPVVQVAESRRRKRSHQRLSAC; this comes from the coding sequence ATGAAACCACCCAAGGCCGGCGGCGGCTGGACATCGATTTTCTATGCGTTTGACGCCGCACGGCGGGCCGGCGGCCTGCTGCGCTTCTTCTCGGCGCTTAGGGCGCGAAACGCGTGCAAGACATGCGCACTGGGGATGGGCGGGCAGCTCGGCGGCATGGCCAACGAAGCCGGGCACTTCCCCGAGGTGTGCAAGAAATCGATGCAGGCCATGGCGGCCGACATGCAGGGGCGCATCGAGCGGCGGTTCTTCGAGAATTACAGCATTGAGCAGATGCGGCGGATGACGCCGCGCGAGCTGGAGCACATGGGCCGGCTGGCGGAGCCGATGCTGGCGCGGGCGGACGATTCGCACTATCGCCCGATTTCGTGGGATGAGGCGCTGGCCGTGTGCGTCGAGCGTCTGACTGCGACCCTGCCGGACGAGAATTTCTTCTACTTCAGCGGGCGCTCGTCGAACGAAGCGGGTTTCATCGCACAGCTCTTCGCGCGGCTTTACGGCACCAACAACGTCAACAACTGCAGCTACTACTGCCACCAGGCCAGCGCTGTCGGGCTGGCCGGCGCGCTGGGCGGCGGCACGGGAACGGTGCAGCTCGATGACCTGGGAAAATGCGACCTCGTGTTGCTGGTCGGCGGCAACCCGGCCTCGAATCACCCGCGGTTGATGACGAGCCTCATGCAGCTTCGCCGCCGCGGCGGGCAGATTGTGGTGGTCAATCCGATCGTCGAGACCGGACTGGTGCGTTTCAAGGTGCCGTCGGACTGGCGCAGCCTGCTGTTCGGCACGGAGATTGCGACGCACTACGTACAGCCGCACGCGGGCGGCGATCTGGCGCTCTTGGTCGGGCTGGCCAAGCGCGTGGATGAGCTGGGCGCCGTGGACGAGGGTTTCGTCGCGGCACATACAAATGGCGCTGCGGAACTCCGCGCCGCGCTTCGCGATACGGGCTGGGAGCAGATCGAGGCGGCCTCGGGCGTCGACCGCGAGATGATCGACCGCGTCGCCCGGGTTTACGCCGCGTCGCGGGCGACGATTTTCGCGTGGACGATGGGCATCACGCATCATGCACACGGTACGGACAACGTGCGTGCGATCGCCAATCTCGCGCTTCTGCGCGGGATGATCGGCCGGCCGGGCGCGGGCGTCATGCCGATTCGCGGCCACAGCAACGTGCAGGGCGTCGGGTCCATGGGGGTGACGCCCAAGCTGAAAGACGCGGTGTTCTCGCGGCTGGAGCGGCACTTCGGCGTGACGCTGCCGACGACGCCGGGGATGGACACGCTGGCCTGCATGCAGGCGATGGCGGAGCGGCGCGTGAAAAACGGGTGGTGCGTGGGCGGCAACCTGTTCGGGTCGAATCCGGATGCCGCGGCGACGACGAGGGCGTTTTCAAACCTGGAGAGCGCGGTCTATTTCACCACGACGCTGAACACGGGGCACGCCTGGGGGCGGGCGCGGCAAACGCTGATTCTGCCGGTGAAGGCGCGCGATGAGGAAGACCAGGCGACGACGCAGGAGTCGATGTTCAGCTTCGTGCGGCTGAGCGAGGGCGGCCCGGAGCGGTTCGAGGGTCCGCGGAGCGAAGTGCAGATCTTTGCGACGCTGGCGCGGCGGGTGCTGGGAGAGAGCGGTCCGATTGACTGGCGCAGCCTCGAAAAACACCGCAACATCCGCCGCGCCATCGCCGCGGTCATTCCCGAGTATGAGCCGATCGGCCGCATCGATGAGACGGGGGCTGAGTTCCACGTCGCGGGCCGCGCCGTTCGCGAGCCACGATTCAAGACGCCGGACGGGCGGGCGCGACTGCACGTTACGCCGATACCGTCGAGTGTGCTGCCGCCGGGGCAGCTTCGGCTGATGACGATTCGCAGCGAGGGGCAGTTCAACACGGTGGTGTACGAGGACTACGACCTCTACCGCGGGCAGGATCGCCGCGATGTCATCCTTTTGAACTCCGACGACATGCAGCGCCTGGGCCTTGAGCCGGGTCGGGCGGTGGCGGTGGAGAGCGAGGTCGGGCGGATGGTCGTGGTCGCTCGGGCGTTTGCGATCCGGGCGGGGAACGCGGCGATGTACTACCCGGAGGCGAACATCCTGGTCCCGCGCGTTGCCGACTCCGCGTCGAAGACGCCTGCGTTCAAAAACATTCCGATAACCGTGACACCGACGAGCGACCTTCCGGTTGTGCAGGTCGCCGAGTCGAGGCGTCGCAAGCGCTCCCACCAGCGACTTTCAGCCTGCTAA
- a CDS encoding Collagen triple helix repeat (20 copies), which translates to MGAAGPAGAAGDDGAVGPAGPQGVQGPAGDTGPQGAAGPAGKEGPPGPQGPPGPVADNVLLLDGTRSMTGALEIAPTEILSGNALKYTPADERSGAFNLTYDSAPNTGSSRNDDTFTWGYNNSFDGGRERLDEPSFTHRIESFFWPSPDNGPGGPYLESHIQYVHANGEIYRPYGLLIRRATDDPYIFGALEHNALQINSPGTVGTPTAVSRQFVKFERIDNVNYAFLYNDVVNNTYLCALTNGRPFTLQMNGTGSAWVALPYINEDSNLELPATAETDHPIVSRVGLGTAPFVVSSATLVTNLNADLLDGRSSIDFAALDATNFWVGANVFNGAVQIGMGSDLTLENKSDVVLGTGQGSRIASAADEKLAFWGATPVVQPSGAAQEAVMPPDAFQTADGQIAALPLGASYSQAEVQALRDRCEQLGDDCRQLRARVAEYEALISEMRRVMVETGLMKGAP; encoded by the coding sequence ATGGGTGCGGCAGGCCCGGCAGGCGCGGCTGGCGACGATGGAGCGGTCGGCCCGGCGGGGCCGCAGGGAGTTCAGGGGCCGGCCGGCGACACTGGGCCGCAAGGGGCCGCGGGTCCGGCGGGCAAAGAAGGACCGCCGGGACCGCAAGGTCCGCCCGGGCCGGTGGCCGACAACGTGCTGCTGCTGGATGGCACGCGCTCGATGACCGGGGCGCTTGAGATCGCGCCGACCGAGATTTTGTCGGGTAACGCGCTGAAGTACACACCCGCTGACGAGAGATCCGGCGCGTTCAATCTGACATATGACTCCGCCCCGAACACCGGTTCAAGCCGGAACGACGACACGTTCACGTGGGGCTACAACAACTCCTTCGACGGTGGGCGCGAGCGGCTGGATGAGCCGTCCTTTACGCACCGCATTGAGAGCTTCTTCTGGCCCAGTCCGGACAACGGCCCGGGCGGCCCCTATCTCGAATCGCACATTCAGTACGTGCACGCGAACGGTGAGATCTACCGGCCCTACGGCCTGTTGATCCGCCGCGCGACCGACGACCCCTACATCTTCGGTGCGCTGGAACACAACGCACTTCAGATCAACTCGCCCGGCACGGTAGGGACGCCGACCGCCGTTTCGCGGCAGTTCGTGAAGTTCGAGCGGATCGACAACGTGAACTACGCGTTTCTTTACAACGACGTGGTGAACAACACGTACCTGTGCGCGCTGACCAACGGACGGCCGTTTACGCTGCAGATGAACGGAACCGGGAGCGCGTGGGTGGCGCTGCCTTACATCAACGAAGACAGCAACCTTGAATTGCCGGCGACGGCGGAAACCGACCATCCGATCGTGTCGCGGGTCGGGCTGGGGACGGCGCCGTTTGTCGTTTCGTCGGCGACGCTGGTGACCAACCTGAACGCCGACCTGCTCGACGGGCGATCGTCAATTGATTTTGCCGCGCTGGACGCGACGAACTTCTGGGTCGGCGCCAACGTTTTCAACGGCGCCGTGCAGATCGGGATGGGCAGCGACCTGACGCTGGAGAACAAGTCAGACGTCGTGCTCGGGACGGGGCAGGGGTCGCGAATCGCGTCGGCGGCCGATGAGAAGCTGGCGTTCTGGGGCGCGACGCCCGTCGTGCAACCATCCGGCGCGGCGCAGGAGGCGGTCATGCCGCCCGACGCGTTCCAGACGGCCGACGGACAGATCGCAGCGCTGCCGCTGGGCGCGAGTTACTCGCAAGCCGAGGTTCAGGCGCTGCGCGACCGCTGCGAGCAGCTCGGCGACGACTGCCGGCAGCTTCGGGCGCGGGTGGCGGAGTACGAGGCGTTGATTTCGGAGATGCGGCGGGTGATGGTGGAGACCGGGCTGATGAAGGGCGCGCCGTAG